One Candidatus Fermentibacter sp. genomic window carries:
- a CDS encoding MBL fold metallo-hydrolase gives MRITFYGAAGSVTGSMHLVEFGGRRILLDCGLHQGRRAESDALNRDPGLDAAGIDAIVLSHAHIDHSGSIPAFVRRGFRGSIHCTSATRDLCALMLADSARIQESDAAFLNRRGRGGGLPAVEPVYSPADAARSMGLFHTYPYYRPFEVAEGVTARFIEAGHILGSAQVELTLSAGGRRTVLLFSGDLGRPAMPILRDPDLDSSRPDILLMESTYGGRKHESGSDAVKRLRKTVRETAGNGGRVIIPSFSVGRTQEILYFLRLLRDSSAIPRIPVFVDSPMSTDATSIFRLHPECYDEEALDAVNSGSGPFGFDGLHFVRSTAESRALNDIGGPSIVISASGMCEHGRILHHLRHGLGNPANTVLIVGFMAENTLGRALAEGRTSVRIFGETQAVRASVAVIDGFSAHADSDGLFEYATRTGASAREIVLVHGEKEQVAALTSRLAGAGVACSAPGRTESMTFEAGD, from the coding sequence TTGAGAATAACGTTCTATGGCGCTGCCGGTTCCGTCACGGGCTCGATGCATCTCGTCGAGTTCGGGGGGAGGCGGATACTCCTCGACTGCGGCCTCCATCAGGGGCGCAGGGCCGAGAGCGATGCACTGAACAGGGATCCCGGGCTGGACGCCGCGGGGATCGACGCGATCGTCCTCTCGCATGCCCACATCGACCATTCGGGTTCGATACCCGCCTTCGTCAGGCGGGGATTCCGCGGCTCGATCCACTGCACTTCGGCCACGCGCGACCTGTGTGCCCTGATGCTTGCCGACAGCGCGAGGATACAGGAGAGCGACGCGGCATTCCTGAACCGCCGCGGGAGAGGCGGCGGCCTTCCGGCGGTGGAACCCGTCTACTCGCCGGCCGATGCCGCGCGCAGCATGGGTTTATTCCACACGTATCCCTACTACAGGCCCTTCGAGGTGGCGGAAGGCGTCACCGCCAGGTTCATCGAGGCAGGACACATCCTCGGTTCCGCCCAGGTAGAGCTGACGCTCTCCGCTGGCGGCCGGAGAACCGTACTGCTCTTCTCGGGCGATCTCGGGAGGCCCGCCATGCCCATACTCCGGGATCCGGACCTCGATTCGTCCAGGCCCGACATACTCCTCATGGAGTCTACCTACGGCGGCAGGAAGCACGAATCCGGCAGCGATGCCGTGAAGCGCCTGCGCAAGACCGTGCGGGAGACCGCCGGAAACGGCGGGAGGGTGATCATCCCCTCCTTCAGCGTCGGCAGGACGCAGGAGATCCTGTACTTCCTCAGGCTCCTCAGGGACAGTTCCGCGATCCCGAGGATACCCGTCTTCGTGGATTCGCCGATGTCCACGGATGCGACCTCGATCTTCAGGCTCCACCCGGAGTGCTATGACGAGGAGGCTCTCGACGCGGTCAACAGCGGATCGGGGCCCTTCGGGTTCGACGGTCTGCATTTCGTCAGATCGACAGCGGAGTCCAGGGCGCTCAACGACATCGGCGGTCCTTCGATCGTGATCTCCGCATCGGGCATGTGCGAGCACGGGCGGATCCTGCACCATCTCAGGCACGGCCTCGGGAATCCCGCCAACACTGTGCTCATCGTGGGATTCATGGCCGAGAACACGCTCGGAAGAGCTCTCGCCGAAGGCCGGACCTCCGTGAGGATCTTCGGTGAGACGCAGGCCGTAAGGGCCTCCGTGGCCGTGATCGACGGCTTTTCCGCTCATGCGGACTCCGACGGGTTGTTCGAGTACGCAACCCGGACCGGAGCCTCCGCCAGGGAGATAGTGCTGGTCCACGGCGAGAAGGAACAGGTCGCTGCGCTCACCTCGAGGCTCGCAGGAGCCGGGGTGGCCTGCAGTGCCCCGGGGCGTACCGAGTCCATGACCTTCGAAGCCGGCGACTGA
- a CDS encoding lysophospholipid acyltransferase family protein: MPRRRLPFRALRHALERPAVDLLLSCARRAPMPLLKASASAAARVASALPSRANTMIDRHRRNILAPSGLDVDPFPVYRGMILSMIDFVRLSYASDLEFRSAVGVEGAHFLEEALGKGRGAICITAHYGAWELIPRAVVLLGHRTGVVGRRLSGSAADTRLGRLRSMHDVTVLDRASGARPLLGLLRTNAAVGILIDQDTTAVESEFVDFFGLPALTPTGPARLAVRFGIPVVPLHIVRRNDGSHLLVIEEALDPGAFTGDDGHVRLTSCLNAIIEGWIRADPSQWIWFHERWCRRPPGSPGLR; this comes from the coding sequence GTGCCCAGGAGGAGGCTCCCCTTCCGGGCTCTCCGGCACGCCCTCGAGCGGCCTGCCGTCGACCTCCTGCTGTCCTGCGCCCGCCGGGCGCCGATGCCGCTGCTGAAAGCCTCGGCCTCCGCCGCGGCCCGGGTCGCCTCCGCCCTCCCCTCGCGGGCGAATACGATGATCGACAGGCACAGGCGGAACATCCTGGCGCCATCCGGGCTCGATGTGGATCCGTTCCCGGTCTATCGAGGAATGATCCTGTCGATGATCGATTTCGTGAGGCTCTCCTACGCATCGGACCTCGAGTTCCGCAGTGCCGTAGGGGTCGAGGGGGCGCACTTCCTGGAGGAGGCCCTCGGGAAGGGGAGGGGAGCGATCTGCATCACGGCCCATTACGGCGCCTGGGAGCTCATCCCGAGGGCCGTCGTCCTTCTCGGTCACCGGACCGGGGTTGTCGGGAGGCGGCTCTCCGGTTCCGCTGCGGACACCAGGCTCGGCCGGCTGAGGTCGATGCACGATGTCACCGTTCTGGACAGGGCTTCCGGAGCCAGGCCCCTCCTGGGGCTGTTGCGCACGAACGCGGCTGTGGGTATTCTCATCGACCAGGACACGACCGCGGTCGAATCGGAGTTCGTCGATTTCTTCGGGCTGCCCGCCCTGACTCCGACAGGCCCGGCCAGGCTGGCTGTCAGGTTCGGTATACCCGTGGTCCCTCTCCACATCGTCCGGAGGAATGATGGTTCGCATCTCCTCGTCATCGAAGAGGCGCTCGACCCGGGAGCCTTCACGGGCGACGACGGACACGTCCGCCTCACGTCATGTCTCAATGCGATCATCGAGGGCTGGATCAGGGCCGATCCCTCCCAGTGGATCTGGTTTCACGAGCGCTGGTGCCGCCGTCCTCCTGGCTCTCCTGGCCTGCGCTGA
- a CDS encoding HAD hydrolase family protein: protein MKSVSLFAMDVDGVLTDGTLEYGPGGACQRFDAQDGAGLIALQKTGIPLALISFRDLESTRRRARDLGIRYLLLGCTDKRKALDDLCVHLGIEPASALYMGDDEMDIPALEAAGVSACPSNARPSVKSVCQIVTSRPGGSGAVREVVDMLLDGRLR from the coding sequence GTGAAGTCCGTCTCCCTCTTCGCCATGGATGTCGACGGAGTGCTTACCGACGGCACCCTCGAATACGGTCCCGGCGGTGCGTGCCAGAGGTTCGACGCCCAGGACGGGGCCGGGCTGATCGCCCTGCAGAAGACAGGCATTCCTCTGGCTCTCATATCGTTCCGCGATCTGGAATCCACCCGGCGGCGCGCGAGGGACCTCGGGATCAGGTATCTCCTTCTTGGCTGCACCGACAAGCGAAAGGCACTCGACGACCTCTGCGTCCATCTCGGCATCGAACCTGCGTCTGCGCTCTACATGGGCGACGACGAGATGGACATCCCCGCCCTGGAGGCCGCCGGGGTGTCGGCCTGCCCCTCGAACGCCCGTCCCTCGGTGAAGTCGGTGTGCCAGATCGTCACATCCCGCCCGGGCGGCTCGGGAGCCGTCCGCGAGGTGGTCGACATGCTGCTCGACGGGAGGCTCCGGTGA
- a CDS encoding KpsF/GutQ family sugar-phosphate isomerase, with product MNGSMEEAGRVFDAEMRWLEETRRLIAGRFENAVGILHGARGKVIVSGIGKSGFIARKIAATMTSTGTPAFFLHPAEAVHGDLGLLERGDAALILSRSGNTPELAALLPRFSGLGIPIVSICREDSILGRASAVVLPLPDLPEACPYNLAPTASTTAMLVTGDAIAMALLSACEFSPEDFAEIHPGGILGRKLLSRVSDMMVPPPLPDLPEDTLLPDAVETMTRHRGVCFSTDGSGALSGIFVYGDLGRLMRDRTDIGNLRLSEVLIRGPVVATPSEPATAALARMEQKGITSLVVVDGDSRPVGLVFLHDIMRAGIY from the coding sequence GTGAACGGCTCGATGGAGGAGGCCGGAAGGGTCTTCGACGCCGAGATGCGCTGGCTCGAGGAAACCCGGCGTCTGATCGCGGGCCGTTTCGAGAATGCGGTAGGCATCCTCCACGGCGCCCGGGGCAAGGTGATCGTCTCGGGCATCGGGAAATCGGGGTTCATCGCCAGGAAGATCGCCGCCACGATGACGAGCACCGGGACACCCGCCTTCTTCCTTCATCCCGCCGAGGCGGTCCACGGAGACCTGGGCCTCCTCGAGAGGGGGGACGCAGCCCTGATCCTCTCCCGCAGCGGCAACACGCCCGAACTCGCCGCCCTCCTGCCCCGCTTCTCGGGGCTGGGCATCCCGATCGTCTCTATCTGCAGGGAGGATTCCATCCTCGGAAGGGCGTCCGCAGTCGTGCTCCCCCTGCCCGACCTGCCGGAAGCCTGCCCCTACAACCTCGCCCCGACGGCGAGTACGACAGCCATGCTGGTCACGGGTGACGCCATCGCGATGGCCCTCCTATCCGCCTGCGAGTTCTCGCCCGAGGACTTCGCGGAGATACACCCCGGCGGAATACTCGGGAGGAAGCTGCTGAGCAGGGTTTCGGACATGATGGTCCCTCCCCCCCTGCCGGATCTGCCGGAGGACACGCTCCTCCCCGACGCGGTGGAGACCATGACGAGGCACAGGGGGGTCTGCTTCAGCACGGACGGGTCGGGAGCCCTGTCGGGCATCTTCGTCTACGGGGACCTCGGCAGGCTCATGCGCGACCGGACGGACATAGGGAACCTCAGGCTCTCCGAAGTGCTCATCCGCGGTCCCGTGGTGGCCACCCCGTCCGAGCCGGCCACGGCGGCTCTGGCCAGGATGGAGCAGAAGGGCATCACCAGCCTGGTCGTAGTGGACGGGGATTCCAGGCCGGTCGGCCTTGTGTTCCTCCACGACATCATGCGCGCCGGGATCTACTGA
- the kdsB gene encoding 3-deoxy-manno-octulosonate cytidylyltransferase: MAGKPLKDTAVIIPARMGATRLPGKPLADIGGVPMVVRVALGASRSGAGLVAVATDDERIASVVRSAGIEAVMTGPADSGSARVYEAWGRLGRPGGRIVDLQGDEPFAGPEWIAALASVDTAPDRVVSLARPCTAERAACESSVKVALRCDGSALYFSRSPIPHGSGSFLEHVGVYCFSPESFDRCMQAHRCPLSAGERLEQLSWLCAGVEIAIVEGPFHGFGIDTPDDLERARREILG; this comes from the coding sequence TTGGCTGGGAAACCGCTGAAGGATACCGCCGTCATCATCCCGGCGAGGATGGGAGCGACACGCCTCCCCGGGAAGCCGCTGGCCGACATCGGTGGGGTCCCGATGGTCGTCAGGGTTGCCCTGGGCGCCTCGCGGAGCGGGGCCGGGCTCGTGGCCGTGGCCACCGACGACGAACGGATAGCATCAGTCGTCCGGAGTGCGGGCATCGAGGCGGTGATGACCGGCCCGGCCGACTCGGGATCGGCGAGGGTGTACGAGGCCTGGGGGAGGCTCGGCAGACCCGGGGGCAGGATAGTCGACCTCCAGGGCGACGAACCCTTCGCCGGACCGGAATGGATAGCCGCGCTGGCCTCCGTCGACACCGCCCCGGACAGGGTGGTTTCACTCGCAAGGCCCTGCACCGCCGAAAGGGCGGCCTGCGAATCGTCCGTGAAGGTGGCCCTCCGCTGCGACGGATCGGCCCTCTACTTCTCCCGGTCCCCGATCCCTCACGGTTCCGGTTCGTTTCTCGAGCATGTCGGAGTCTACTGCTTCAGCCCGGAGTCCTTCGACCGCTGCATGCAGGCTCACCGCTGTCCGCTGTCGGCCGGCGAGAGGCTGGAACAGCTCTCATGGCTATGCGCCGGAGTGGAGATCGCGATCGTAGAGGGTCCCTTCCACGGATTCGGGATCGACACGCCGGACGATCTCGAGCGGGCCAGGAGGGAGATCCTTGGCTGA
- the kdsA gene encoding 3-deoxy-8-phosphooctulonate synthase, producing MADRLFITGPCVLETEETALETARMLSSLFEGREGVDWVFKASFLKDNRTSPGSYRGPGMERGLSILAAVREAFHVRVTTDVHESSQIESVAAVADIIQIPAFLCRQTSLLEAAGGACLPVNVKKGQFMDPRNMAGAVEKLRSAGCPCVMLTERGSFFGYGDLVVDFRSLSVMSALCDSVILDVTHSLQRPGAAGSSSGGDREHAVRLARAAAAWGVDGLFFEAHPRPGESPSDRDTILGPEDSLALVDSAIRHWEGAR from the coding sequence TTGGCTGACAGGCTTTTCATCACCGGCCCCTGCGTCCTCGAAACGGAGGAGACCGCTCTGGAGACGGCCCGCATGCTCTCCTCCCTGTTCGAGGGCAGGGAGGGCGTCGATTGGGTCTTCAAGGCCTCCTTCCTCAAGGACAACAGGACCTCGCCCGGTTCCTACCGCGGGCCCGGCATGGAGCGGGGGCTGTCCATCCTGGCGGCTGTCCGCGAGGCCTTTCATGTCAGGGTGACGACCGACGTGCACGAATCATCCCAGATCGAGAGCGTGGCCGCTGTGGCGGACATCATCCAGATCCCGGCCTTCCTGTGCAGGCAGACCTCCCTGCTCGAGGCTGCGGGGGGCGCCTGTCTGCCGGTCAACGTGAAGAAGGGCCAGTTCATGGATCCCCGGAACATGGCCGGGGCCGTGGAGAAGCTCCGTTCGGCGGGTTGTCCCTGCGTCATGCTCACCGAGAGGGGATCCTTTTTCGGATACGGCGATCTGGTGGTCGACTTCAGATCTCTGTCGGTCATGTCGGCTCTCTGCGACTCCGTGATCCTCGACGTGACGCACTCCCTCCAGCGGCCCGGAGCCGCGGGTTCCTCGAGCGGAGGAGACAGGGAGCACGCGGTGAGGCTCGCCAGGGCCGCAGCCGCCTGGGGCGTCGACGGGCTCTTCTTCGAGGCGCATCCGAGACCCGGCGAATCCCCGAGCGACAGGGACACGATTCTCGGCCCGGAAGACTCGCTCGCACTCGTCGACTCGGCGATCCGCCACTGGGAGGGTGCCCGGTGA